From a single Populus nigra chromosome 18, ddPopNigr1.1, whole genome shotgun sequence genomic region:
- the LOC133678278 gene encoding cytochrome P450 71AP13-like, whose amino-acid sequence MALLQWLKECSKPALFVLTIFLVVVLKFLMKEKLKKRKLNLPPSPAKLPIIGNLHQLGNMPHISLRGLAKKYGPIIFLQLGEIPTVVISSAGLAKEVLKTHDLVLSSRPQLFSAKHLFYGCTDIAFAPYGAYWRNIRKICILELLSAKRVQWYSFVREEEVARLIRRIAESYPGITNLSSMIALYANDVLCRIALGRDFSGGGEYDRHGFQKMLDDFQALLGGFSLGDYFPSMEFVHSLTGMKSKLQYTFRRFDQFFDEVIAEHRSSKGKQEEKKDLVDVLLDIQKDGSSEIPLTMDNIKAVILDMFAAGTDTNFITLDWAMTELIMNPHVMEKAQAEVRSVVGDRRVVQESDLPRLNYMKAVIKEIFRLHPAAPVLVPRESLEDVVIDGYNIPAKTRIYVNVWGMGRDPELWENPETFEPERFMGSGIDFKGQDFELIPFGAGRRSCPAITFGVATVEIALAQLLHSFDWKLPPGLEAKDIDNTEAFGISVHRTVPLHVIAKPHFD is encoded by the exons ATGGCTTTACTACAATGGCTGAAAGAATGCTCCAAACCTGCCTTGTTCgttttaactatttttctagTAGTAGTGCTCAAGTTTCTCATGAAGGAGAAGCTGAAAAAGAGGAAGCTCAATCTCCCACCAAGCCCTGCAAAATTGCCAATCATTGGTAACCTTCACCAGCTTGGTAATATGCCTCACATCTCTCTCCGAGGGCTTGCCAAAAAGTATGGTCCCATCATTTTCTTACAGCTTGGGGAGATCCCAACTGTAGTGATTTCATCAGCTGGATTGGCAAAAGAAGTCCTGAAAACTCATGATCTTGTACTCTCTAGCCGTCCGCAGCTCTTTTCAGCCAAACACTTGTTCTATGGTTGCACTGATATTGCTTTTGCTCCTTATGGTGCTTACTGGAGGAATATAAGGAAAATTTGCATACTTGAGCTGCTCAGCGCCAAGCGTGTCCAGTGGTACAGCTTtgttagagaagaagaagttgcTCGCTTGATTCGTCGGATTGCAGAATCTTATCCTGGCATCACCAATCTAAGCTCGATGATTGCACTATATGCCAATGATGTTCTTTGTCGGATTGCGCTAGGAAGGGATTTCTCTGGAGGAGGAGAGTATGATCGGCACGGGTTCCAAAAGATGCTTGACGATTTTCAAGCATTGCTTGGAGGATTCAGTCTTGGAGACTACTTTCCTTCGATGGAGTTTGTGCACAGTCTGACTGGAATGAAATCAAAACTCCAGTACACCTTCAGACGGTTTGATCAGTTCTTCGATGAGGTGATAGCTGAGCACCGCAGTTCTAAGGGAAAACAAGAGGAGAAGAAGGACCTTGTTGACGTTCTACTTGATATTCAGAAGGATGGATCTTCTGAAATCCCTCTCACCATGGATAACATTAAAGCTGTCATCTTG GACATGTTTGCTGCAGGAACAGATACCAACTTCATAACCCTTGATTGGGCAATGACAGAGCTTATCATGAATCCTCATGTCATGGAGAAAGCACAAGCTGAAGTACGAAGTGTTGTCGGAGACAGAAGAGTGGTGCAAGAGAGTGATCTGCCCCGGCTGAACTACATGAAAGCTGTTATCAAAGAGATCTTCCGGTTACATCCTGCCGCTCCAGTTTTAGTCCCAAGGGAATCTTTAGAAGATGTTGTAATTGATGGCTACAACATTCCAGCTAAAACTCGGATTTATGTCAATGTCTGGGGAATGGGGAGGGATCCAGAACTGTGGGAAAATCCTGAAACATTTGAACCGGAAAGATTTATGGGCAGCGGTATAGATTTCAAGGGGCAAGATTTTGAGCTGATACCATTTGGAGCGGGTAGAAGAAGCTGCCCAGCCATCACATTTGGAGTCGCAACCGTTGAAATTGCTTTAGCTCAACTCCTCCACAGCTTTGATTGGAAGCTTCCTCCTGGTCTCGAAGCAAAGGATATAGACAATACAGAAGCTTTTGGCATCTCAGTGCACAGGACAGTTCCCCTGCATGTCATTGCAAAACCACACTTCGATTGA
- the LOC133678279 gene encoding rhodanese-like domain-containing protein 11, chloroplastic isoform X2, producing the protein MLVPPWNGESVEVGLTFLVNADIFPLLTRSCACLLFDKLEVGGKVQEKFPKDADLIVACQRGLSWTDQQRAAAVKEGWGYLLLFSARLVGVFLVADALFIGAQQVDRVFRI; encoded by the exons ATGCTCGTCCCTCCTTGGAACGGAGAAAG TGTGGAGGTCGGTCTTACGTTCTTGGTGAATGCTGATATTTTTCCATTATTGACTCGATCATGTGCTTGCTTGTTATTTGACAAACTG GAGGTTGGTGGAAAGGTCCAGGAGAAGTTCCCGAAAGATGCAGACCTTATTGTTGCATGCCAGAGAGGATTGAG TTGGACAGATCAACAAAGGGCTGCTGCTGTCAAAGAAGGTTGGGGTTATCTATTATTGTTCTCTGCTCGTCTG GTTGGAGTATTTCTTGTTGCAGATGCCTTGTTTATTGGTGCTCAGCAAGTAGATCGTGTATTCAGGATATAA
- the LOC133678279 gene encoding rhodanese-like domain-containing protein 11, chloroplastic isoform X1 produces MVIYLNYFSPDLLRSSPLQEPCDSMQFNFLKKTLFDARPSLERRKEVGGKVQEKFPKDADLIVACQRGLSWTDQQRAAAVKEGWGYLLLFSARLVGVFLVADALFIGAQQVDRVFRI; encoded by the exons ATGGTCATCTATTTGAATTATTTCTCTCCTGATCTCCTTCGATCCTCTCCATTGCAAGAGCCCTGTGACAGTATGCAATTcaactttctaaaaaaaactctattcgATGCTCGTCCCTCCTTGGAACGGAGAAAG GAGGTTGGTGGAAAGGTCCAGGAGAAGTTCCCGAAAGATGCAGACCTTATTGTTGCATGCCAGAGAGGATTGAG TTGGACAGATCAACAAAGGGCTGCTGCTGTCAAAGAAGGTTGGGGTTATCTATTATTGTTCTCTGCTCGTCTG GTTGGAGTATTTCTTGTTGCAGATGCCTTGTTTATTGGTGCTCAGCAAGTAGATCGTGTATTCAGGATATAA
- the LOC133678277 gene encoding cytochrome P450 71AP13-like has translation MALLQWLKECSKPTLFVVTIFLVVVLKFLMKARLEKRKLNLPPSPAKLPIVGNLHQLGNMPHISLRGLAKKYGPIIFLQLGEIPTVVISSAGLAKEVLKIHDLVLSSRPQLFSAKHLFYGCTDIAFAPYGAYWRNIRKICILELLSAKRVHWYSFVREEEVARLICRIAESYPGITNLSSMIALYANDVLCRVALGRDFSGGGEYDRHGFQKMLDDYQALLGGFSLGDYFPSMEFVHSLTGMKSKLQHTFRRFDQFFDGVIAEHRSSKGKQEEKKDLVDVLLDIQKDGSSEIPLTMDNIKAVILDMFAAGTDTTFITLDWAMTELIMNPHVMEKAQAEVRSVVGDRRVVQESDLPRLNYMKAVIKEIFRLHPAAPVLVPRESLEDVVIDGYNIPAKTRIYVNVWGMGRDPELWENPETFEPERFMGSGIDFKGQDFELIPFGAGRRSCPAITFGVATVEIALAQLLHSFDWKLPPGLEAKDIDNTEAFGISMHRTVPLHVIAKPHFD, from the exons ATGGCTTTACTACAATGGCTGAAAGAATGCTCCAAACCTACCTTGTTCGTTGTAACTATTTTTCTAGTAGTGGTGCTCAAGTTTCTCATGAAGGCGAGGCTGGAAAAGAGGAAGCTCAATCTCCCACCAAGCCCTGCAAAATTGCCAATCGTTGGTAACCTTCACCAGCTTGGTAATATGCCTCACATCTCTCTCCGAGGGCTTGCCAAGAAGTATGGTCCCATCATTTTCTTACAGCTTGGGGAGATCCCAACTGTAGTGATTTCATCAGCTGGATTGGCAAAAGAAGTCCTGAAAATTCATGATCTTGTACTCTCTAGCCGTCCGCAGCTCTTTTCAGCCAAACACTTGTTCTATGGTTGCACTGATATTGCTTTTGCTCCTTATGGTGCCTACTGGAGGAATATTAGGAAAATTTGCATACTTGAGCTGCTCAGTGCCAAGCGTGTCCATTGGTACAGCTTtgttagagaagaagaagttgcTCGCTTGATTTGTCGGATTGCAGAATCTTATCCTGGCATCACCAATCTAAGCTCGATGATTGCACTATATGCCAATGATGTTCTTTGTCGGGTTGCGCTAGGAAGGGATTTCTCTGGAGGAGGAGAGTATGATCGGCACGGGTTCCAAAAAATGCTTGACGATTATCAAGCATTGCTTGGAGGATTCAGTCTTGGAGACTATTTTCCTTCGATGGAGTTTGTGCACAGTCTAACTGGAATGAAATCGAAACTCCAGCACACCTTCAGACGGTTTGATCAGTTCTTCGATGGGGTGATAGCTGAGCACCGCAGTTCTAAGGGAAAACAAGAGGAGAAGAAGGACCTTGTTGACGTTCTACTTGATATTCAGAAGGATGGATCTTCTGAAATCCCTCTCACCATGGATAACATTAAAGCTGTCATCTTG GACATGTTTGCTGCAGGAACAGATACCACCTTCATAACCCTTGATTGGGCAATGACAGAGCTTATCATGAATCCTCATGTCATGGAGAAAGCACAAGCTGAAGTACGAAGTGTTGTCGGAGACAGAAGAGTGGTGCAAGAGAGTGATCTGCCCCGGCTGAACTACATGAAAGCTGTTATCAAAGAGATCTTCCGGTTACATCCTGCCGCTCCAGTTTTAGTCCCAAGGGAATCTTTAGAAGATGTTGTAATTGATGGCTACAACATTCCAGCTAAAACTCGGATTTATGTCAATGTCTGGGGAATGGGGAGGGATCCAGAACTGTGGGAAAATCCTGAAACATTTGAACCGGAAAGATTTATGGGCAGCGGTATAGATTTCAAGGGGCAAGATTTTGAGCTGATACCATTTGGAGCGGGTAGAAGAAGCTGCCCAGCCATCACATTTGGAGTCGCAACCGTTGAAATTGCTTTAGCTCAACTCCTCCACAGCTTTGATTGGAAGCTTCCTCCTGGTCTCGAAGCAAAGGATATAGACAATACAGAAGCTTTCGGCATCTCAATGCACAGGACAGTTCCCCTGCACGTCATTGCAAAACCACACTTCGATTGA